From one Micromonospora siamensis genomic stretch:
- a CDS encoding FAD-binding oxidoreductase: MAAASSTGATEITRKLTGICGPPFARFAGAADEVAGRSARWVAVPGGPEAAAEVLRLAARHDLTVVPRGAGTKIDWGAAPARVDILLDTGRLAGIGHQATGSPVAEVGAGTPLRAVQATLERTGRRLPLDPPSPGATLGGVLAADEAGPLRLRHGTACEQLVGLRWLRADGELLSAGIGAADRATTNPPVGLDLGRLLCGSQGGLGVLVSATLRAQALPASRVWISRPVWTPLEVHDLIRAVLAARLDPAAIELDLPAAGSRARRPISPARAAALANHPSMAGRRLDPTASRDGAGTLAVLLEGGPAEVTERADRLVALVAGDATVDHSPPEWWRRYPFAPGDTALRVEVPISDLHAAVYALRDAAGTPVPVRGSAGLGVVHAALPGALPAERVASILAAVRGVLLARRGRCVVLSAPPAVRQAVDVWGEPAVIPRLRAAKEHLDPHRRLAPGRLPGGL, from the coding sequence ATGGCGGCAGCGAGTTCGACCGGCGCGACGGAGATCACCCGCAAGCTGACCGGGATCTGTGGCCCGCCGTTCGCCCGGTTCGCCGGGGCCGCCGACGAGGTGGCCGGTCGCTCCGCCCGCTGGGTGGCGGTGCCGGGTGGGCCCGAGGCCGCGGCCGAGGTGCTGCGGCTGGCCGCCCGGCACGACCTGACCGTGGTGCCCCGGGGCGCGGGCACGAAGATCGACTGGGGTGCCGCGCCGGCGCGGGTGGACATCCTGCTCGACACCGGCCGGCTCGCCGGGATCGGTCACCAGGCCACCGGATCGCCGGTGGCCGAGGTCGGCGCCGGTACGCCGCTGCGCGCGGTGCAGGCCACCCTGGAGCGGACCGGCCGGCGGCTCCCGCTCGACCCGCCGTCCCCGGGGGCCACCCTCGGTGGGGTGCTCGCGGCGGACGAGGCCGGCCCGTTGCGGCTGCGGCACGGCACCGCGTGTGAGCAGCTGGTCGGGTTGCGCTGGTTGCGGGCCGACGGTGAGCTGCTCAGCGCCGGGATCGGCGCGGCCGACCGGGCCACGACCAATCCGCCGGTGGGGCTGGACCTGGGCCGGCTGCTCTGCGGGTCGCAGGGTGGGTTGGGTGTGCTGGTCTCGGCCACGCTGCGCGCCCAGGCGTTGCCGGCCAGCCGGGTGTGGATCTCCCGGCCGGTGTGGACGCCGCTGGAGGTGCATGACCTGATCCGGGCCGTGCTCGCCGCCCGCCTCGACCCGGCCGCGATCGAGCTGGACCTCCCGGCGGCCGGCTCCCGGGCCCGGCGGCCGATCAGCCCGGCCCGCGCCGCGGCGCTGGCCAACCACCCCTCGATGGCCGGCCGGCGGCTCGATCCGACCGCCTCCCGGGACGGCGCCGGCACACTCGCCGTGCTCCTGGAGGGTGGCCCGGCCGAGGTGACCGAGCGCGCCGACCGGTTGGTGGCGTTGGTGGCCGGCGACGCCACCGTGGACCATTCCCCGCCGGAGTGGTGGCGGCGCTACCCGTTCGCCCCGGGCGACACCGCGCTGCGGGTGGAGGTGCCGATCAGTGACCTGCACGCCGCCGTGTACGCGCTCCGCGACGCCGCCGGCACCCCCGTCCCGGTCCGCGGCTCCGCCGGCCTGGGCGTGGTGCACGCCGCGCTGCCCGGCGCGCTGCCCGCCGAGCGGGTGGCCTCGATCCTCGCCGCCGTCCGGGGCGTGCTGCTGGCCCGGCGGGGCCGCTGCGTGGTGCTCTCCGCGCCGCCGGCGGTCCGGCAGGCCGTCGACGTCTGGGGCGAGCCGGCGGTGATCCCCCGGCTGCGCGCGGCCAAGGAGCACCTCGACCCGCACCGGCGACTCGCCCCGGGTCGCCTCCCCGGCGGCCTGTAG
- a CDS encoding SpoIIE family protein phosphatase: MSAETGPATSDGPQEHVRRVRLPADRRTPAAARALVRSVLAEAELEELLNEALLLTTELSTNAVEHAQTELDIEVLADTVGLTVTVTDFAGGPADELVVGVRNDSSEIGEVAERGRGLLLVDHFASRWGTTYQPSGKGVWFRLDRHDADPDGPVGHLPAASGNGGQVESSMPSAAAMSELMQTTPDPYADDPLPEFATDLLTRVAEMVGAAGGVVRLDRGDGPGPQVLARYGRQPRPDNELLRVPLAVHRPYAGELELDAAPSAYARPLAVLAAERLSLHLENDRLRRTDTRRQAWLTFLAEASELLAQSLDVELTMALIPQLVVPRLGQWCAVHTTDEWGRLKLAAATHADESVLPQLHKTLLATGPDSVHARLREASRSAAQVPLGAPMEGFAVPLIARGQRLGTLAVGRHQRHRHDPDEVSVLEDVARRAALAIENARIHAERRRVAQTLQQSLLPPVLPVIEGIGFAAEYVPTGDDAEVGGDFYDVLPMPDGRWLMVIGDVSGKGVQAAAVTGLVRDVIRVLAGDGKPLPEVLNRLNETLVERGGGRYCTLALAAVGPGDGNQLDVSLHLAGHDRPVLLRGGGGASFTGTGGTALGLLDSITTPTAEIPLDPGDSLIFYTDGVTERRRGRELFGTERLRDAAAPLAGYSADVVAARLRATAINFSVEAPRDDIAVLVLRNDAL, from the coding sequence GTGTCAGCGGAGACGGGGCCCGCGACGAGCGACGGCCCGCAGGAGCACGTGCGGCGCGTCCGCCTCCCCGCAGACCGGCGTACGCCAGCGGCGGCGCGCGCGCTGGTCCGCTCCGTGCTCGCCGAGGCCGAGCTGGAGGAACTGCTCAACGAGGCCCTGCTGCTCACCACCGAACTCTCCACCAACGCCGTCGAACACGCGCAGACCGAACTGGACATCGAGGTCCTCGCGGACACGGTCGGGTTGACCGTCACGGTCACCGACTTCGCCGGCGGGCCCGCGGACGAGCTGGTCGTCGGCGTACGCAACGACTCCTCCGAGATCGGCGAGGTGGCCGAGCGGGGGCGCGGACTGCTCCTGGTCGACCACTTCGCCAGCCGCTGGGGCACCACGTACCAGCCCAGCGGCAAGGGGGTGTGGTTCCGGCTCGACCGGCACGACGCCGACCCGGACGGGCCGGTCGGGCATCTCCCGGCCGCCAGCGGGAACGGCGGGCAGGTGGAGAGCTCGATGCCCAGCGCCGCCGCGATGAGCGAGCTGATGCAGACCACCCCCGACCCGTACGCGGACGACCCGCTGCCCGAGTTCGCCACCGACCTGCTCACCCGGGTCGCCGAGATGGTGGGCGCGGCCGGCGGGGTGGTCCGGCTGGACCGGGGCGACGGTCCGGGCCCCCAGGTGCTCGCCCGGTACGGCCGGCAACCCCGCCCCGACAACGAGCTGCTCCGGGTGCCGCTCGCCGTGCACCGCCCGTACGCCGGGGAGCTGGAGCTGGACGCGGCGCCCAGCGCGTACGCCCGGCCGCTGGCGGTGCTGGCCGCGGAGCGGCTCTCCCTGCACCTGGAGAACGACCGGCTGCGCCGGACGGACACCCGGCGGCAGGCGTGGCTGACCTTCCTGGCCGAGGCGAGCGAGCTGCTCGCCCAGTCGCTGGACGTCGAACTGACCATGGCGTTGATCCCGCAGCTGGTGGTGCCCCGGCTCGGTCAGTGGTGCGCGGTGCACACCACCGACGAGTGGGGGCGGTTGAAGCTCGCCGCCGCCACCCACGCCGACGAGTCGGTGCTGCCCCAGCTGCACAAGACGCTCCTGGCCACCGGCCCCGACTCGGTGCACGCGCGGCTCCGGGAAGCCTCGCGCAGCGCCGCCCAGGTGCCGTTGGGTGCCCCGATGGAGGGCTTCGCGGTGCCGCTGATCGCCCGTGGCCAGCGCCTCGGCACCCTGGCGGTGGGTCGGCACCAACGGCACCGGCACGACCCGGACGAGGTCTCCGTGCTGGAGGACGTGGCCCGCCGGGCCGCCCTGGCGATCGAGAACGCCCGGATCCACGCCGAACGGCGGCGGGTGGCGCAGACCCTCCAGCAGTCCCTGCTGCCCCCGGTGCTGCCGGTGATCGAGGGCATCGGCTTCGCCGCCGAGTACGTCCCGACCGGCGACGACGCGGAGGTGGGCGGCGACTTCTACGACGTGCTGCCGATGCCGGACGGGCGCTGGCTGATGGTGATCGGCGACGTCTCCGGCAAGGGGGTGCAGGCGGCGGCCGTCACCGGGCTGGTCCGGGACGTGATCCGGGTGCTCGCCGGGGACGGCAAGCCACTGCCGGAGGTGCTCAACCGGCTCAACGAGACGCTCGTCGAACGGGGTGGCGGGCGCTACTGCACGCTCGCGCTGGCGGCGGTCGGCCCCGGGGACGGCAACCAGCTCGACGTCTCCCTGCACCTCGCTGGCCACGACCGGCCGGTGCTGCTGCGCGGCGGGGGCGGAGCGTCGTTCACCGGCACCGGTGGCACCGCCCTCGGCCTGCTCGACTCGATCACCACGCCGACCGCCGAGATCCCGCTCGACCCGGGGGACTCGCTCATCTTCTACACCGACGGCGTGACCGAGCGGCGTCGCGGCCGGGAACTCTTCGGCACCGAACGGCTGCGCGACGCCGCCGCCCCGCTGGCCGGGTACTCGGCCGACGTGGTGGCCGCCCGCCTCCGGGCCACCGCGATCAACTTCTCGGTGGAGGCGCCCCGGGACGACATCGCCGTACTGGTGCTCCGCAACGACGCGCTCTGA
- a CDS encoding hybrid sensor histidine kinase/response regulator gives MMTTAENPVAADSSAPDHEAMLAELAQALRRVRGGDLKVRLPRRAGAAGEVADAFNDVVALQERQHLDLRRISRIVGRDGRLTERLDEEGLEGSWAEGQRAINSLIDDLGRPTTEIARVIVAVADGDLSQHMALEIDGRPLRGEYLRIGRTVNTMVGQLSSFSNEVTRVAREVGTEGKLGGQADVRGVAGTWKDLTDSVNTMASNLTGQVRSISQVATAVARGDLSQKITVGARGEVAELAHTMNSLTDTLRLFAEQVTRVAREVGTEGKLGGQAEVPNVAGTWKDLTDSVNSMASNLTAQVRNIAQVSTAVARGDLSQKITVAAQGEILELKDTVNTMVDQLSSFADEVTRVAREVGIEGKLGGQAQVRGVSGTWRDLTENVNQLAGNLTSQVRNISQVSTAVAKGDLSQKITVDAQGEILELKNTVNTMVDQLSSFADEVTRVAREVGTEGKLGGQAQVKGVSGTWRDLTDNVNSMASNLTSQVRNIASVTTAVAKGDLSQKITVDARGEILELKSTVNTMVDQLSSFADEVTRVAREVGTEGKLGGQAQVRGVAGTWRDLTDNVNSMASNLTAQVRNIAQVSTAVAKGDLSQKITVDAQGEILELKSTVNTMVDQLSSFADEVTRVAREVGTEGKLGGQAQVKGVSGTWRDLTDNVNSMASNLTSQVRNIASVTTAVAKGDLGQKITVDAQGEILELKNTVNTMVDQLSSFADEVTRVAREVGIEGKLGGQAQVKGVSGTWRDLTENVNQLASTLTTQLRAIAQVSTSVTRGDLTQRIAVKAQGEVAELKDNINQMIVTLRETTKKNAEQGWLDSNLARIGGLLQGQRDLGEVCRMIMMEVTPLVDAQLGAFFLADSSDGSVRLRLTASYGYVARGHDVTFGPGEGLVGQAALSRRTIRVNAQPDGRLVLRSGLAETPPADLVVLPVLFEGELLGVIEFAGVATFSDLHLSFLERLVLTIGLAVNTIQANRRTEELLAQSQRLAHELQEQSAELQRTNAELEDKAQLLSEQKANIETQNREIELARLGLEDKAQQLTRASAYKSEFLANMSHELRTPLNSLLLLARLLAENSEQNLSRKQIEFARTIHSAGSDLLSLIDDILDLSKIEAGRMDVEPTEVRFDEIRSYVEQAFAPQAEEKGLDFQVRVASTLPPALVTDAQRLQQILRNLLSNAVKFTDNGAVTLRIGPAPEHAVFDVPALTNAQQVIAFTVIDTGIGVSDDKLSLIFEAFQQADGTTSRRYGGTGLGLSISRDLARLLGGSITVSSAPGQGSTFTLFVPDVLAPDAVVAPAPPSPQRAGLPSSLLMPPMELLPQPATAPATRQLDGATVLIVDDDVRNVFALTSALELHGMTVLYSDNGADGVRLLAEHPEVDIVLMDAMMPDQDGYETTRQIRRNHRFADLPIVFLTAKAMPGDRESALAAGGSDYITKPVDLDELIELMASWINGSRGEEHS, from the coding sequence ATGATGACGACGGCTGAAAACCCGGTTGCCGCGGATTCGTCCGCTCCCGACCACGAGGCGATGCTCGCGGAGTTGGCGCAGGCCCTGCGCCGGGTGCGTGGCGGCGACCTGAAGGTCCGGTTGCCGCGGCGGGCCGGTGCGGCCGGCGAGGTGGCCGACGCCTTCAACGACGTGGTGGCGCTCCAGGAGCGGCAGCACCTGGACCTGCGCCGGATCAGCCGGATCGTGGGCCGGGACGGCCGGCTCACCGAGCGGCTCGACGAGGAGGGCCTGGAGGGCTCGTGGGCGGAGGGTCAGCGGGCGATCAACTCGCTGATCGACGACCTGGGCCGCCCGACCACGGAGATCGCCCGGGTGATCGTGGCGGTGGCTGACGGGGACCTGTCGCAGCACATGGCCCTGGAGATCGACGGCCGCCCGCTGCGGGGCGAGTACCTGCGTATCGGCCGCACAGTGAACACCATGGTCGGCCAGCTGTCGTCGTTCTCCAACGAGGTGACCCGGGTGGCCCGCGAGGTGGGCACCGAGGGCAAGCTGGGCGGTCAGGCGGACGTCCGGGGAGTCGCCGGCACCTGGAAGGACCTCACCGACTCGGTGAACACCATGGCCTCGAACCTGACCGGCCAGGTGCGCTCGATCTCCCAGGTGGCGACGGCGGTCGCCCGGGGTGACCTGTCGCAGAAGATCACCGTCGGGGCGCGGGGCGAGGTCGCCGAGCTGGCGCACACGATGAACTCCCTCACCGACACCCTGCGGCTCTTCGCCGAGCAGGTGACCCGGGTGGCCCGCGAGGTCGGCACCGAGGGGAAGCTCGGTGGCCAGGCGGAGGTGCCGAACGTCGCCGGCACGTGGAAGGACCTGACCGACAGCGTCAACTCGATGGCGTCGAACCTGACCGCCCAGGTGCGGAACATCGCGCAGGTCTCCACCGCGGTGGCCCGGGGCGACCTGTCGCAGAAGATCACCGTGGCGGCGCAGGGCGAGATCCTGGAGCTCAAGGACACCGTCAACACGATGGTGGATCAGCTGTCGTCGTTCGCCGACGAGGTGACCCGGGTGGCCCGCGAGGTCGGCATCGAGGGCAAGCTCGGTGGCCAGGCCCAGGTGCGCGGCGTCTCCGGCACCTGGCGGGACCTGACGGAGAACGTCAACCAGCTCGCCGGCAACCTGACCAGCCAGGTCCGCAACATCTCCCAGGTCTCCACCGCCGTGGCGAAGGGCGACCTGTCGCAGAAGATCACGGTGGACGCGCAGGGCGAGATCCTGGAGCTGAAGAACACCGTCAACACGATGGTGGACCAGTTGTCGTCGTTCGCCGACGAGGTGACCCGGGTGGCCCGCGAGGTGGGGACCGAGGGCAAGCTGGGTGGTCAGGCGCAGGTCAAGGGCGTCTCGGGTACGTGGCGGGACCTGACCGACAACGTGAACTCGATGGCGTCGAACCTGACCAGCCAGGTGCGGAACATCGCCTCGGTCACCACGGCGGTGGCGAAGGGTGACCTGTCGCAGAAGATCACCGTCGACGCCCGGGGCGAGATCCTGGAGCTGAAGTCGACGGTGAACACGATGGTGGACCAGCTCAGTTCGTTCGCCGACGAGGTGACCCGGGTGGCCCGCGAGGTGGGTACCGAGGGCAAGCTCGGCGGCCAGGCCCAGGTGCGCGGCGTCGCCGGCACCTGGCGGGACCTGACCGACAACGTGAACTCGATGGCGTCGAACCTGACCGCCCAGGTGCGGAACATCGCCCAGGTCTCCACGGCCGTGGCGAAGGGTGACCTGTCGCAGAAGATCACCGTCGACGCGCAGGGCGAGATCCTGGAACTGAAGTCGACGGTGAACACGATGGTGGACCAGCTCAGTTCGTTCGCCGACGAGGTGACCCGGGTGGCCCGCGAGGTGGGTACCGAGGGCAAGCTCGGTGGTCAGGCGCAGGTCAAGGGCGTCTCGGGTACGTGGCGGGACCTGACCGACAACGTGAACTCGATGGCGTCGAACCTGACCAGCCAGGTGCGGAACATCGCCTCGGTCACCACGGCGGTGGCCAAGGGCGACCTCGGCCAGAAGATCACGGTGGACGCGCAGGGCGAGATCCTGGAGCTGAAGAACACCGTCAACACGATGGTCGACCAGCTCAGCTCGTTCGCCGACGAGGTGACCCGGGTGGCCCGCGAGGTCGGCATCGAGGGCAAGCTCGGCGGTCAGGCCCAGGTCAAGGGCGTGTCCGGGACCTGGCGGGACCTCACCGAGAACGTCAACCAGCTCGCCTCGACGCTCACCACGCAGCTGCGGGCGATCGCGCAGGTCTCCACCTCGGTGACCCGCGGCGACCTGACCCAGCGGATCGCCGTCAAGGCGCAGGGCGAGGTCGCCGAGCTGAAGGACAACATCAACCAGATGATCGTCACCCTGCGGGAGACGACGAAGAAGAACGCCGAGCAGGGCTGGCTGGACTCCAACCTGGCCCGCATCGGCGGTCTGCTCCAGGGCCAGCGGGACCTGGGCGAGGTCTGCCGCATGATCATGATGGAGGTGACCCCGCTGGTGGACGCGCAGCTCGGCGCGTTCTTCCTGGCGGACAGCTCCGACGGCAGCGTACGACTGCGGCTGACCGCCTCCTACGGGTACGTGGCCCGCGGCCACGACGTCACCTTCGGCCCCGGGGAGGGGCTGGTCGGACAGGCGGCGCTGTCCCGCCGGACGATCCGGGTCAACGCGCAGCCCGACGGGCGGCTCGTGCTCCGCTCCGGGCTGGCCGAGACCCCGCCGGCCGATCTGGTGGTGCTGCCGGTGCTCTTCGAGGGCGAACTGCTCGGGGTGATCGAGTTCGCCGGGGTCGCCACCTTCTCCGACCTGCACCTGTCGTTCCTGGAGCGGCTGGTGCTCACCATCGGCCTGGCGGTCAACACCATCCAGGCCAACCGGCGTACGGAGGAGCTGCTGGCGCAGTCGCAGCGGCTCGCCCACGAACTCCAGGAACAGTCGGCCGAGTTGCAGCGCACCAACGCCGAGCTGGAGGACAAGGCGCAGCTGCTCTCCGAGCAGAAGGCCAACATCGAGACCCAGAACCGGGAGATCGAGCTGGCCCGGCTGGGGCTGGAGGACAAGGCGCAGCAGCTCACCCGGGCGTCGGCGTACAAGTCGGAGTTCCTGGCCAACATGAGCCACGAGCTGCGTACGCCGCTGAACTCGCTGCTGCTGCTGGCCCGGCTGCTGGCCGAGAACTCGGAGCAGAACCTGAGCCGCAAGCAGATCGAGTTCGCCCGGACCATCCACAGCGCCGGCTCGGACCTGCTCTCGCTGATCGACGACATCCTCGACCTGTCCAAGATCGAGGCGGGTCGGATGGACGTGGAGCCGACCGAGGTGCGGTTCGACGAGATCCGCAGCTACGTCGAGCAGGCGTTCGCCCCGCAGGCCGAGGAGAAGGGCCTGGACTTCCAGGTACGGGTGGCCAGCACGCTGCCGCCCGCGCTGGTCACCGACGCCCAGCGGTTGCAGCAGATCCTGCGCAACCTGCTCTCCAATGCGGTGAAGTTCACCGACAACGGGGCGGTCACCCTGCGGATCGGGCCGGCGCCCGAGCACGCGGTCTTCGATGTGCCGGCGCTGACCAACGCGCAGCAGGTGATCGCGTTCACCGTGATCGACACCGGCATCGGTGTGTCGGACGACAAGCTTTCGCTGATCTTCGAGGCGTTCCAGCAGGCCGACGGCACCACCAGCCGCCGGTACGGCGGGACGGGGCTGGGGCTGTCCATCAGCCGCGACCTGGCCCGGCTGCTCGGCGGTTCGATCACGGTCAGCTCGGCGCCCGGCCAGGGCTCGACGTTCACTCTCTTCGTACCCGATGTGCTGGCGCCGGACGCGGTGGTCGCGCCGGCGCCGCCGTCTCCGCAGCGGGCCGGCCTGCCCTCGTCGCTGCTGATGCCGCCGATGGAGCTGCTGCCCCAGCCGGCGACGGCGCCGGCCACCCGGCAGCTCGACGGCGCGACCGTGTTGATCGTGGACGACGACGTCCGGAACGTGTTCGCGCTGACCTCCGCGTTGGAACTGCACGGCATGACCGTGTTGTACTCGGACAACGGGGCGGACGGCGTCCGCCTGCTGGCCGAGCATCCGGAGGTGGACATCGTGCTGATGGACGCGATGATGCCCGACCAGGACGGCTACGAGACCACCCGGCAGATCCGGCGCAACCACCGCTTCGCCGACCTGCCGATCGTCTTCCTCACCGCGAAGGCGATGCCGGGTGACCGGGAGTCCGCGCTGGCGGCCGGTGGCAGCGACTACATCACCAAGCCGGTGGACCTGGACGAGCTGATCGAGCTGATGGCGTCCTGGATCAACGGCAGCCGAGGCGAGGAGCATTCGTGA
- a CDS encoding response regulator gives MTQTAKALLVDDRRENLMALEAILQGLQVQSVAVESGEAALKQLLVDDFAVILLDAQMPDMDGFETASHIKRRERTRHVPIIFLTAADKDAQLALRGYAVGAVDYLTKPFDPWVLRAKVSVFVELWVKTRQLAMQSDVVRERETQWRNLTDAVDEATALLRSDSADGVERAVELLEQARWGASS, from the coding sequence GTGACGCAGACGGCGAAGGCGCTGCTGGTGGACGACCGCCGGGAGAACCTGATGGCCCTGGAGGCGATCCTCCAGGGACTCCAGGTGCAGTCGGTGGCCGTGGAGAGCGGCGAGGCGGCGCTGAAGCAGCTGCTGGTCGACGACTTCGCGGTGATCCTGCTGGACGCCCAGATGCCCGACATGGACGGCTTCGAGACCGCCAGCCACATCAAGCGGCGGGAACGGACCCGGCACGTCCCGATCATCTTCCTCACCGCCGCCGACAAGGACGCCCAGCTGGCCCTGCGCGGGTACGCGGTGGGTGCGGTCGACTACCTCACCAAGCCGTTCGACCCGTGGGTGCTGCGGGCCAAGGTCTCGGTCTTCGTGGAGCTGTGGGTGAAGACCCGGCAGCTTGCCATGCAGTCGGACGTGGTGCGGGAGCGGGAGACCCAGTGGCGCAACCTGACCGACGCGGTGGACGAGGCTACGGCGCTGCTGCGGTCGGATTCCGCTGACGGGGTCGAGCGGGCGGTCGAGTTGTTGGAGCAGGCTCGTTGGGGGGCTTCTTCCTAG
- a CDS encoding GbsR/MarR family transcriptional regulator — protein MTDEARPTRDEEEVHLFVERMAMAFADVGFPRMAARVLFAVMSADDPLTAAEIGERLDVSAAAVSGAVRYLTQFGMLVREPVKGSRRDRYRMPDNPWYEATVTKTGLYKTFIDIANGGVDALDGRATPAGERVTEMRDFFLFVQEEIDTLGERWRARRAARHP, from the coding sequence ATGACAGACGAGGCCCGCCCGACCCGCGACGAGGAGGAGGTCCACCTCTTCGTCGAGCGGATGGCGATGGCGTTCGCCGACGTCGGCTTCCCCCGGATGGCCGCCCGGGTCCTCTTCGCCGTGATGAGCGCCGACGATCCGCTCACCGCCGCCGAGATCGGCGAACGGCTGGACGTCAGCGCCGCCGCCGTCTCCGGCGCGGTCCGCTACCTCACCCAGTTCGGCATGCTGGTCCGCGAGCCCGTCAAGGGCTCCCGCCGAGACCGCTACCGGATGCCCGACAACCCCTGGTACGAGGCCACGGTCACCAAGACCGGCCTCTACAAGACCTTCATCGACATCGCCAACGGCGGCGTGGACGCCCTGGACGGCCGGGCCACCCCCGCCGGCGAACGGGTCACCGAGATGCGGGACTTCTTCCTCTTCGTACAGGAGGAGATCGACACCCTCGGCGAACGCTGGCGCGCCCGCCGCGCCGCCCGCCACCCCTGA
- a CDS encoding ABC transporter ATP-binding protein, with protein METPIEVSGLVKTFGRVRALDGLDLTVRPGEVHGFLGPNGSGKSTTIRVLLGLLRADAGAVRLLGGDPWRDAVALHRRLAYVPGDVTLWPNLTGGEVIDLLGRMRGGLDPQRRAELLHDFELDPRKKGRTYSKGNRQKVGLVAALASDVELLILDEPTSGLDPLMEEVFQRWVGRAKRDGRTVLLSSHILAEVEALCDRVTIIRAGRAVESGTLTELRHLHRTAIDAEITGAVDGLGQLPGVHDLRVDGQRVRFDVDTAALDVALRRLTELGVRSLVSQPPTLEELFLRHYETAEGAEDTGSPAGVTR; from the coding sequence ATGGAAACTCCCATTGAGGTGTCCGGCCTGGTGAAGACCTTCGGCCGGGTCAGGGCGCTCGACGGACTCGACCTCACCGTCCGCCCCGGGGAGGTGCACGGCTTCCTGGGCCCCAACGGCTCCGGCAAGTCCACCACCATCCGGGTGCTGCTCGGCCTGCTGCGGGCGGACGCGGGGGCCGTCCGACTGCTCGGCGGCGACCCGTGGCGGGACGCCGTCGCGCTGCACCGCCGGCTCGCGTACGTGCCGGGCGACGTCACCCTCTGGCCGAACCTCACCGGCGGCGAGGTGATCGACCTGCTCGGCCGGATGCGCGGCGGCCTCGACCCGCAGCGTCGCGCCGAGCTGCTGCACGACTTCGAGCTGGACCCGCGCAAGAAGGGCCGCACCTACTCCAAGGGCAACCGGCAGAAGGTCGGCCTGGTCGCCGCGCTCGCCTCCGACGTCGAGCTGCTGATCCTCGACGAACCCACCTCCGGGCTGGACCCGCTGATGGAGGAGGTCTTCCAGCGGTGGGTCGGCCGGGCCAAGCGGGACGGCCGGACGGTGCTGCTCTCCAGCCACATCCTGGCCGAGGTCGAGGCGCTCTGCGACCGGGTCACCATCATCCGCGCCGGCCGGGCCGTGGAGAGCGGCACCCTGACCGAGCTGCGGCACCTGCACCGCACCGCGATCGACGCCGAGATCACCGGCGCGGTCGACGGGCTGGGCCAGCTGCCAGGGGTGCACGACCTGCGGGTCGACGGGCAGCGGGTGCGCTTCGACGTGGACACAGCCGCGCTGGACGTCGCGCTGCGCCGCCTCACCGAGCTGGGCGTACGCAGCCTGGTGAGCCAGCCGCCGACGCTGGAGGAGCTGTTCCTGCGGCACTACGAGACGGCCGAGGGCGCGGAGGACACCGGGTCGCCGGCCGGGGTGACCCGATGA